Sequence from the Tenrec ecaudatus isolate mTenEca1 chromosome 6, mTenEca1.hap1, whole genome shotgun sequence genome:
ATATTTTGTTGGTCTTTCAGTGAAGTTTTGTTGTTGAAACAGATGAGAAAATATTGAGTTAGGAAAGCATTTATATAACAATATTTTTGTATCAAATTCAGTAAAGTTCCTGAATAGTACTAAAACATTATACTTTTAAGATCCATAAAATAGAAGTAAGCTACATAATAAATCAAAGTTGATGAGAACCTTAAATATATCAAGTATTATGAAAGCAAAAACTTGTGAAAGATACATGTATAATTAGAAATACTATGTGCATGAAAGAGATCATACATATATACTACATATTTATAGATAGAATAGTAGTAGATAATTTGTTCTaatcaatgttttaaaatactttaaattCAATTTCTAGTCACTGAAATATTGTAATGGATGATGGTGTTAAATAAGTGATTGTGGAAAGTTACAATTTAGATATTAAGAGCATTTTCTCTTTGATTATGAGTCATGTTTGTACATAGAAAAACTTATTAAATAAATTCAAAACACAATCAGTAGCTTGTGCAATTTTCagcatatatttaatttttaatttctaaaattgTATTGTCTGTGGTGATTTACTCAGTAGCAATGCTTGAGGAGTTCTACTTAACATTGTGTGAAGTAGtatgtttggtttttatttattaaCTGGTTGGCTTGCTTAAAATAGAGACCAGGTAAATTACCTTGATGAATGTAGCCATCTAAATAACTGATTCTAGTTTCCAGAAACTACATAGATTTTATTATATTAAGAATGTTTAATACCCTGCTTCAGAGCTATGACTTCACCAAAATCTGCCTTTTGGATTTCATATctacattaaaattaaaattgattaacatgtttttttaaattaacttcACTATTACATTTAAAGTGGTGTGAATGAAATGTGAATGTGGTAATTACATTATTCTGATATATTTTAATAAGTATTTTAAATCTTTAATGTAACAGAGAAGTTATAAATTGTTTGCTCTTTAATTCAGTCAGTTCATTTTATAATTCAATTATAACCTACAATGGCAAACACCTATAGGAGCCCACAGGGCATAGTGCTTGTGTGTTGGGCCTTTAACCataggttagctgttcaaaaccaccagccacccaccTGGAGAATGAAAAGACTTGCTACACCTGCAATCTGGAGACCCTGATTACAGTAGCTATCTCATTCTCTTTTTTCAAACACACCCCTCCCACTCCCCAGCCTCAGTGCCCCAGCAAACTCACCCCTCTGTCCGATGACCGCCCATCATCTTTGGTTTCTGCATATAGCCATCCCCAGAGTAGGAGCAAGTGCTGTTCCCTTGTTTGTAAGTCTGTGCATGGCTCATGGATGTGTTATAATCTACTGTCTGAATCAGTACATGACACGCGTACTTTGCAGCAAACCCTACAGAAGCGCTCATAGCCTTTAACATCATACAGTAGCAATGAGAATGAAAaggaatttgagagagagagagagttaccaCCTCCGCAAcccgcagttctcctctgtcctatgagatggccgtgaatcagaaccagctcagtggcagtgagtttgggtttagttAGGATGGTATCCCATACAGCTTCCCAACTCAAAGTCTACTGGTTGGATGCTACTTCCAGAGGATCTGAGAAAAAAATTGTCTTACAATTACCTTGCATATTAATCTTATCTTTTGCCGTCAATCTCTTTGCTCTTCCACCCTTGACCAATCCATTGCCTTCGAAGAGATTCTAACCCAGTGTAATCCTAAAGGAAAGAGCAGAGCTGTCCCACGGGATTTCCGAGGGTCAATACTTAAGCCATTGCACCATGGCTTCAGCTTtccttgttagttgccattgaagtTACTTCAACTCACAGCTAccttacatacaacagaatgaaacacaggtgAGGCCTGGGCCATCCTTAAAGTtgttgtttgggcccattgtgacagtgtcaagcatgatgtccttctctggggactgagaCCACCtaatagcatgcccaaagtaaaAGAGACAATGTCTCATCATAGTCCCTTAGGGACaaccttgctgtacttcttccagaacagatttgTTCTATTAGCAAATTCATCTGTATCAATTCTGTTTTGCTCTTCTTTATGTATTGTGCAGCTTTCGTGTATTTGTGTGCGTAtgcggtgactgaaaataccctggctgagGCCAGGTTAGATcccagtccttaaagtgacatcgtTGTACTTTAACGCTTGGAAAGAGGCCTTTTGACTTGATTCCTGTGGTTTGATGGCGGCTTCCCTGGGCCTTGAGTGTGAATTCAAgtcaaatgaaattcttgacaacatcAAAATTTATATATCTATCCTGATATTTATTGGTCCAGATGGAAAGagtctttgctttcttttccttgcgttgtaatccatcctgaagcctGTGTTTCTGATCTTCGTCAGAAAggacaagtcctcttcacttcccAGCAAGCAAGCCTGTGTCACCTGCGTCCTACAGGTTCTTATTTACAGGCTTAGTATATTTTAAACGTAGTTATTGCCTCATAAAGAGACCCCATACTCTCTTAGCTCTCACGATCTCCCCCAGCACTCCCTCATTCCTCAGAAACCACTGATCGACTTTCTACCACTACTGATTTCTCTGTTTCATATAAttcatataaatggaattatATAATAGGTGGTCATcggtgaattgtttcttcaatgaTCATAACTATTTCAATTTTCACCCATGTTTTAACATTCATCAGTACTTACTTCCTTCTTATGACCGAAAATAATCTAGTATATAGATAtactttattaatttattttagtggacatttgttttgtttttaccttttagtaaTTATAAATAATCTAACTGTAAATATTCATGTATGCAATTTCTTAAAAAGCCATTAGTTTCTCTTGAGTTTAGAGGACAAGCCTTTTAAATGTTCAGGGAATTTTCCAttatcttaattccattttttcacaaaCATTTTTGAAACTCTCTCATATTAAGAGTAGAATTCCTGGGTCATGTGATCACTCCATGTTTACTCATTTGGGCAACTCTCagattattaaggaaggtaatatTTTGTTTAAATATTAAATTTGTAATTTACCTCCAATGACTAATTTTGCATAAGCCTGTGACCAAATTAGACAAATCTACTACCAAAGACCTTAAAGTGCAAAGATGGCATTTtagggactaagatgtgcctgacccaagccagggtatttttgaCCACCTCTTATGCTTGTCCCAAATACGTTGGACATATTCTTGGGAGAgatcaatccttggaaaaggatatcattcaTGATAAAGAGAAAGGTCAGAAACAACAGGAGCCCtcaaggtgatggattgacacggtcacTGCAGCAGTGGGCACAGCATGACAGTAGTGGGGACGCACAGCactggcagtatttccttctgtttcacacaggctggctgtgagtcagcactgacgtgACGTGACAGTACTGAACAACAGCAGCTCATATGCaggtaagattttgctgaagattatccaaaaacagtggcagcagtacattgaaagggagctgctagaggttcaggccggattcagaagaggatgtagagcaAGGCATGTAATTGCTGATCTtagatggatcttgtctgaaagtaGAGGATACCagaggatgtttacttgtgttttactgactgcgtcaaggcatttgactgtgtggatcatagcacacATGGGATAATCCCGAGaagaaagagaattccagaacccttcacggtgctcctgtggaacctgtgtaaggatcaagaggaagtggtacaaatggaacaaatgataccgcatgatttaaaatcaggaaatgtgtgttcaGTTTGTAGCATCTCACCATATTATTCAATCTCTGCTggttgagtaaataatcagagcagctggcttatatgaggaagaatggcaGCAGGATCAGAAGttttattaacaaactgcaatgggCAGGTGTCACACACTTGCTGAAAGCAAATATTTGTCTGATGAATGAATAGAAAGTCAATGAAAGACATAAAACAAATACAGTTTTTGAAATAGTATGTCTACTATAGAGCAGACTTTAGACACGGTGAAGCATATTCTAGGTGTGAGAGACTTAGTGCTGACATTTCATAATGAAAGGTCATTACTTTTGAACTTGTGCAGTCAAACAAGTTTGAAAATCAACTAGTTTAAAAGATGGTTGTAAAAATTCCTCAAAATGTTTCTGAATGTTTGACAGAAGAAATTGCAGTGATATTCTTTAAGGCAGCCTTAAAAAAATGTTTGGGACCAGTCACCTTTGCATATGAAACCTTGATTTAGTTTTTAAGACTAGGAAGCCATGTGCGGTGTGATGATGAGGAAGCACTAATTTTCACATAAATGGTCTGGGCATAATATCATTCTCTTTTATCCTGAGGACTGGAGATAAATAAGCACATGTAAATAGGTAAAATTACCATACTCTGCCATCAGTAAGGCAACCACTGTGACTTAATATagataatataaaataaatactttTGAATAATCGAATAGTACTATTAGTAGTTCCCTATCACTTTCATGACCTTGGCCATAATtagtcctatttctttttttggaaGGATCgagttctcttttttttctgtaAGAAAGATATTATCATTTTACAAGAAGAACACAGGTTGAAGTGCAAATGTCAGTAGCTTGTGGTATAGACCTGAAGATGTCCAAGACCTTCACTTCAAACAAATAATTGAGTGCAGGCAATAATTTGGTAAAAATTAAAGTAAGAGAGAAAAGGAATTGATGGTTATTGAAGGCCTTTAAGCACAGATAAGTCCCCTATTTCAAGTTCTTTCATACTCTAGCCTCTCTGAAATAGCTGCTAGATTTCAGCTCACTTAGATAACGTAGCACTAATTTTCACTATGTAGGTCTCTTCTCATTTCTTATGATCGCTGTAAAATAGCATTATAAGGGGTTATAAGTCATGTGTCATCGTTAAGAAACCCTGGcagtacagtggttaaagtgctcactgGCTAACCAAAAGGGTTGTGGTTTGAAGCCAACGGCTGCTCTGTGGAAAGAGGTGGCAGTAGGTCtccatggggtagttctactctgtctgagagggtccctgtgagctggaatctATTCATGGACAGTGGATTTGGAATTTGACTATCCTTAGCTATTGATTGGGCTCTGTGTTTCCCAGCCAGAAAAGGGAGCCATGGGAACCATGGTAAGGAGATTATAGAAAAGGATTTGAAAATATAAGAATTTTGTTAGTTAATAGAAACACCAAggttaaaatgttttgaaaatgatgaaggaaatggatgcacaaatatgcttgacacagcggatggatggatgggttgtgataagcattgtatgaacttccaataaaatgattcttaaaagagaaaagaaaaagaaacacgaaGGTTCTCCAGAAAGTCTTTGCTAATAACTACATCAGATCagaaaatgattaataagaacagACGGGGGTAACTTCTGTACATTTTCCCCTCAATTTAGTCCATCAGTTTAAATCATAAAATGTATCACCTTACTTTTGTCGTGCAGTGGTTATGACTCAGACTCTGAGACGCCAGAGTCAGTTTTCCTGTTTGGCTTCAGAGCACACTCCATTCCTAACTGACCATTTCACCAACATAGCTCTTCATCCCGGAAAATGGGAGCTTAACGAATTGCTAGAATTAAATGAATTAATCAATGTTTAACAGCTTAGAAAAGTGTCTAGTGCATATTCGTGTTCatagttattatttttgttgatgtTATTTTTAATAGAATTTTAAATGTTTAACCGTAAATATGAGATATAATGTAAAACTAAACATGCCCTCAATTTTAACATAAAAGCTAGTGGCATTATTTGATAACATTTATAGTAAACTATTCAaattaaatgtttttaatcattatTCATAAAGTGTTCTTTTCAAAATTAATTATAATTTACTACAGAAAATTCAGAATATTATTTGCCTTTCATGATGTCCAAGTTTAATATATTACTAATGACATGTTATATAAAATTTTTGCATTAATTTTGAGTAGATTTTATTTATGATTTAAATATATCAAGGTAAGAATTtatttatgttcaatttatactaGATAGCCATAACAAACTTAGTAGCTAATATTAAATTACTTTGGAATTTTATTACTTAGAATACATTTGTATATTATTTCTCTactaattataaaataaaaataattttattttaaattacattcattTTAACAAAAGCAAATTATGAAATTCATTAGAAAGTATCCCTGGATTCAATACTGAGTCACTAAATGCAAGTGACTTTATAGAGAAAAATTACTCAGTATATGTTTTTTAATAATTCTTTATAGAATTTGGCTGAGTACACTTGAAAACTTAAATGGCATTGGGTACTCTTTGTTAGGTACAGGAAGTAATCTTTTATGTGTCACTAATTTTTCCCTTCATCCTCAGTAATCACTTTATAACCTCAGGAAAGTCAATAACTAAAGTATAATAATTGGTTCACTTAAGATAAAGATAATCACAGCGGATTAGTCAGTGTTGTTGCTAAACCACGAGCACTGTATATTGTACGGGGCAACAGACTCTAGAAGGCAGGGAACACTGCTCTGCTATGTTCTCCATGTAGCCATCTGTTTTCAGAGTGTTACATAAACAAGGTGATAAATAACCGTGACTTAACATTCACAGCACGCTAATTACTACTCAAAAATCTTACACTTCCATAAATCAAACTGCACTATAATTCACTTTATATAATTTGCTCTTAACATTCTTTAAGGAGCTTCATGACAGACATGGGCAGCTTGATTTATACTCATGGTGGCCATTATAGTCATGAAAATATGATTCTATGGAGTTCCCAGTATTCGTAATGGTCCACACACTATGGGTTGTTCTTACTTCTTTTACTATCAGTATCTTTTTTTCTGGATTttgttcgtgttttcttttttaaaaactatgtctCAGTTTTGATCACTTTTTGATAACTCCACATGTAAGACCGGGGTCCAGCTAATGATCCCATCTCTAGACTGAAGCAGTAGCCTTCCAGATCAGCCGTTTACCTCTAATTTTGGGTTTTTATAGTCTATTCTTTACACAGAGATCCGATATAATAAAAGCACAAGTTATGTCACATTTTCTCCTCTGCTGAAAGCTTTCCAATGGCTTCCCATTAAAATTAGAACAACATCCAAATAATTTATCATTATCTACAAGCTCCTGCCTTTCTCCTTGATCCCATCACCCCTCACTCATCCTCTTCCCTACCCTGGCAACAACTCCCAGCTCCATCACCCTCGTGTCCTTTCTGTCCCTACGATGTACTTCATGACCATGGTACTGTAGGCCATGCTTCTAGAACTGTTCCTGAGGACTCGGATTGCCTCTGTATAGTAAGTCATGTTCCTAttcaaatgtcctggtggtacagtgggtaagCACCTGGCTGCTTACCAAAGGGTCACCATTTTGCACCGGCCAtctcctccttgggagaaggatctGGCAGTATGCGCTGTGGGACAGCTCTTTatatcctgtggggtcactatgaattgggattGACCTGGTGACCATTGGTTTTTAAGTTTTATCCAAATGTCACTTTCTTAAGGAACCCTTTCCGAAATACTACACCCAAAGACCTCGTTTCTCCCAAGTCTTTCTCTGTCCTATTGTGGTAGGCACAtgcttttatgtcaacttgaacttttatgaaagtgtaggggtgggatccaacctgtcaatcaagtcacagcatgacttccctctctcattctctcagCCACTTTCTACTTGTTGGGATACTGCCTCCAGGGGGAACTCCTTACGGGCTTCCCGATCCTAAGATGTTTTGATGCCCTGTCATGTTTCCAGCAGCctcggatccacacaactctgcacccaatggcctgtggtcttcctcctTCATCACTCTGCGTCACTGGCAGAGGGACTTCTGGATGAGCATGCGACTTATGGACTCGAGTGGGACTGGGCCTTCTTTGGATATCACactgctttttgatataaagctccttgtTAAACATATATGAGCgtcactggattggtttctctcgaCACCCGCCTAACACACCCACTGTCCAGTTTAGTTATTGTCATCAGAGTTGCCGTTATCGGGTGTCCTATTAGTTGCtgtttctggtttgttttcttttcacctTTATCCATTGATGCGTCCTGAACATCACTGGACATATCTAACCAATGACTGACACACATTACGCGCTGGTTAAGTGAGAGGATGATTGTATCCCATAGTAGACTGTTTTGAATTCTTGTTCTGATACTATCTCACCATTCCTAATTAGGCATTCATGTTCCAGAAAAAGGATCCAGCAAAAAAGAGTCTTATTCCATTTTCCTCTTACTCATCTCTTCTTTGATTATTGTCTACGTTTTTAAGTTGTAACAGATTCTTGTGCTGCTGTGGAATGAGCGTTTGGCTGCCAACTGCAGAGTTGGCagatgattcaaatccaccagctgctccaagggaggaagatgaagctgtctgttcccacagGGATTTACAGTCTGCACATCTATAAAGGGCTACCAGCATCCCAATTTGGgttttttggggtgttttttttctcattttaatgaTAGTTATATTGTGGCTATCTTTTCAATGCAATGTGAGATCATTTCAATCGTTGttgtcattatttgtattttcacttctctctcttttttttttttcattaaaacctTTGATTCTTCAGTAGCTTTCACCTCCAACCGCATTTGTCATGGAGAGAAGAATGTGAGAGCGTGTGGATATTAAACCATCATTCCGATTTAACACACGTGATGACAGAAACATGATGTGCTTTGTGTTTCTTACAGATCTCCAACGAAAGCCGTGGGTTCAGAAGAGAAGGAAATTGTGGTTTGGGTTTGCCAAGAAGAAAAGATTGTCTGTGGGTTGACTAAGCACACCACCTCCGCTGATGTCATCCAGGCTTTGCTTGAAGAACACGAAACAACTTTTGGAGAGAAACGGTTTCTTCTGGGGAAACCCAGTGATTATTGTATCATAGAGAAGTGGAGAGGCTCCGAGCGGGTTCTCCCGCCACTCACGAGGATCCTGAAGCTCTGGAAGGCGTGGGGCGACGAGCAGCCCAATATGCAATTTGTTCTGGTGAAAGCAGACGCTTTCCTTCCAGTTCCCCTGTGGCGGACCGCCGAAGCTAAATTGGTACAGAACACAGAGAAGCAGTGGGAACTCAGCCCAGCAAATTACATGAAGACATTGCCGCCAGATAAGCAAAAAAGAATTGTAAAAAAGACCTTCAGGAAACTGGCTAAAATTAAGCAAGACATGGCTTCCCAAGACCGAGACAACATGGAGACATTAATTCATTTGATTATTTCTCAGGACCATACTATTCATCAGCAAGTCAAGAGAATGAAAGAACTGGATCTAGAAATTGAAAAGTGTGAAGCTAAGTTCCATCTTGATCGTGTAGAAAATGATGGAGAAAATTATGTCCAGGATGCCTACTTAATGCCCAGTTTCAATGAGGCAGAACAAAAACTCGACTTGCAGTGTGATAGAAGTCAGATACTAGACGAACTGAGCAAAAGGGATGGCATTGCCCAACTGGAAGAGCAACTGAAATATTACAGAATGCTCATTGATAAGCTCTCCACTGAAATAGAAAAAGAGGTGAAAAGCGTTTTCCTGGAGCTAAATGAAGACGCAGAAGGAGCAGCCGCAGGTGACCTGGAGAGCTCCAGTTTAGAAAGTGTCCAATGCGATTTGGAGAAAAGCATGAAAGCGGGTTTGAAAATCCACTCTCATCTGAGTGGAATCCAGGACGAGATCAAGTACAATGACTCATTGCTTCAGATGAAAGCGAAAGAATATGAGCTCCTGGCCAACGAGTTCAGCTCGCTCCAGGCCGAGGACAGAGACGGAGGCCAGCGGAAGGATGGCCGAGGGAAGGAGGCAGACACTCTTAAAGGCGATGGCCCTGTTGCTCCATTGACTCAAGGAGTGCTTCATGTGTACACGAATGACACAGACTCTGACACTGGGATCAGCTCGAACCACAGTCAGGACTCTGAGCCCACTGTGCGGGATGTGGTGCTGTTGGCAACATAATAGCCATCACTGGTTTCCTGATTGTCCTGAATGTGGCTAATGTCCACTTACCTGGAAACTCAATGTTGAACATCACCTTTTGAAAAACATGCTAACTCATGCATATGTGTTCCTTAGTTAATAAAATCCAGTAAAATATGTAagattgttttttaaaaggaatatttCCAGAATGGCTATTATAAGCCCAAACAATAAACTGTTTATTAGAAACGCAGCTGAAAGAGCTTGCAGGTGCATAAAAGAGAAATAGCTTGATGCGAATATCATTTTTCATACTACTTAGAGGAAATTCTGAAGCTTAAAACTAATCCTGAATATCACAATCAACATATTAAAATTATACCTAtgaaaaactaaaaaataaatgtGCTGTCATATCTTTCATAAATATTACAACTTCTAAATCTACAAAGCACGTGATATGCCACTCTGCCGTACCCGTATCAATCTAAATCTTTGTTCTTCTTAGTATGTACAGCCTATGTCTTATTGTTGAATCCCTTTATCTGGTTAAGTTTACAGGAGAGGGAAATGTGAAAATACCACTGATCAAACGGGCACAAACGTGAAAGACTAATGACATAAAAACAGCAATTATTAGAAAGGAACCTAATGCAATGAAAGGTGTTCATGGGCTTTCTCGTTATAACTATGCAGGTCTTCTAATGAAACTAGTGATGTCTGCaaagtcattttttttctttttttttatcatttttttctcctcttttcttttttttacattttattagggactcatacaactcttatcaccatccatacatatacatacatcaattgtataaagcacatccatacattccctgccccaatcattctcaaggcatttgctctccacttaagccccttgcatcaggtcctctttttttttcccctccctcccctttcccccttcccttatgtgcccttggtaatttatacctcgttattttgtcatatcttgccctatccggagtctcccttccccccttctctgctgtccctctcccagggaagaggtcacatgtggatccttgtaatcagttccccctttccaacccactcaccctccactcccccagcatcgtccctcacacccttggtcctgatggtatcatccaccctggattccctgtacctccagcccttgcAAAGTCATTTTTTGAGTGAGAAATTCATAGGTTGAAATCTTGCTTGTGTAGACTTTGGGTATGAAAATTAAATGGATGCTTGTCGGCATCTCTTATATGGTAAAACAGCTCAGCATTCAGTAAGTATCAGAATTTAATCTCTGAGTGTATACGGGGGAATTTAAATGGAAACAAATTTTTTCTTCTGCTATAATTTGCTTGagattgtctttttaaaatcattttattagggacacatacaactcttatcacaagtaatacatcaattgtgtaaagcacatttatacattcattgccctcatcattctcaaaacattttatctccacttaagcccctggcatcagctcctcatttcccccctcactctccactcccctctccctcatgaacccttgaaaatttataaattattattattttgtcgtatcttacactgtgcgatgtctcccttcacccacttctctgttgtccattccccaggaaggaggttatctatagatccttataattggtttcccCCCTTCTACTCcactcttcctccaccctccaggtatcgccactctcaccactggtcctgaagggatcatccaccctggattccctgtgtttcctgttcctatctgtaccagtgtacgtgctctggtctagccagatttgcaggtagagttgggatcatgatagtggggggaaaggaagcatttaggaactagaagaaagttgtatgtttcatcattgctacacggcaccctgactggttcatctcttctccgcaacccttctgtaagggggtgtccaattgcctacagatgggctttgtgtctctctgcactccctctcattcacaatgatataatttttttgttctgattatgcctaactgatcccttcaacccctcgggattacacaggctggtgtgcttcttccatgtgggctttttgattctgagctagatggccgattgtataccttcaaacttttaagaccccagacacgatatcttttgatagctgggaaccatcagctttcttcaccacattttcttatgcacctatttgtctttagCAAACctatcagggaggtaagcacacaatgataaaactttttgttctttgatgactgatacctgattcaTTTGACACCTCCTGAACAtgcagactagtgtgcttcttccatgtgggctttgttgtttctgaggtagatggccgcttctttatcttcaagcctttaagaccccagatgctatatcttttgatagcctggcaccatcagctttcttcaccacatttgcttctgcacctactttgtcttcagcaattttgttgggaaggtgagcatcatggaatgctagtttaatagaatgacgtattcttgcattgagggagtatttgagtatttgttttgttccccttgctgttctgtttcatgcCCTTCGTGTTTGGCCTCCAGGTAGTGGGATCAGATCcggcgcaattcccacattgtgtctgtagggctgtgggtcagtgagggatgtcatgtctcatagtggggctggctatatggtcctttctgtgga
This genomic interval carries:
- the RASSF9 gene encoding ras association domain-containing protein 9, which codes for MGQKEHKEQAEAESGQVSKGVAVTTIPQFKVRQQIAQPPATLLLATTTALKALKIPGGEGKTSSPGPHLDFTPRHFEIRSWNSPAKQSMAPFGKNLLKTRHKNRSPTKAVGSEEKEIVVWVCQEEKIVCGLTKHTTSADVIQALLEEHETTFGEKRFLLGKPSDYCIIEKWRGSERVLPPLTRILKLWKAWGDEQPNMQFVLVKADAFLPVPLWRTAEAKLVQNTEKQWELSPANYMKTLPPDKQKRIVKKTFRKLAKIKQDMASQDRDNMETLIHLIISQDHTIHQQVKRMKELDLEIEKCEAKFHLDRVENDGENYVQDAYLMPSFNEAEQKLDLQCDRSQILDELSKRDGIAQLEEQLKYYRMLIDKLSTEIEKEVKSVFLELNEDAEGAAAGDLESSSLESVQCDLEKSMKAGLKIHSHLSGIQDEIKYNDSLLQMKAKEYELLANEFSSLQAEDRDGGQRKDGRGKEADTLKGDGPVAPLTQGVLHVYTNDTDSDTGISSNHSQDSEPTVRDVVLLAT